AACTAACTTTTACGAATTCTTAACCACCACTTCTCCTTCATAATTAAAAAATGAAGATTGACGAAGTTGATAGAAAGGTGGATCCCAAGGCTCTTATTACGAAACTACTAACTAGTCTGGAATCGAAATCAACAGGTTCCTCCGGCAGCCAAATCAAGCAGGAAAAACATGCAATTCCTGTCGTTGATTTGACGTCAAAGTCGCCATCATCACAGCCAAGTTCCAGAAAACGGCCGCTTCAAACTCCACCATCATCTCAGAGCAAGAAGCTCAAGCAATGCACTCCCCTGGTCGATAATCCAATTTCATCGGATTATGAAGGGGAGAAACAAACCGGTATATTGCGTACTTTTACTCATATGTATTACCTTGTTTACCGCACATTCTACTgctataatacttgtttttggtTTATAGGAGGCTCACCATTCAATCTACGCTGCCCGAGCCCGCATTCCATGGAGCAGATTATAGAGCTGTTCCGCGCTCCTCCAGACTCGTATGGGGTACGAATTGATGGCTTATCAGGGTATACTTATGCCTCTGCTGCTGCTGCACTTGACAAGCGTCAACAGATGAAGTTGGCCATTCCAGGCGAGCTTTGTCGTGAATTTTCCAAGCTCTCTGCGCTTGATGCGCACAACAGTTTTGTTCAAAACTTTTATATGCATTTCAACTCGGCATACGATGTGATATGCcggcaagaacaatttttcaatgtgctTAAAGCTGAACAGCAGAAGTATAATGCTGAGAGGATCAAGGCTGAAAACAGCGAGAAACGCTGTGTTGATCTCTCCTATGAGCTCACCGCGGCCAAAACCGCGGTAGATGAACTGAAGCTACAGGTGTCTACTGCAGCTGACAAACAAAACAACCTTCAGACAACAATCTCCTCGCTATAAGAGGAGGTTTCAAAGCTTACTGCGGAGCGAGACAATGCTCTGGCCTCCGCAACCTCTGCGAAATTTGTGTTCTCCCAACTAAAAACGCTTACCGGAGTTTGCTAAAAAGGTTCTCAATTCGCGACCCGTGAATATCCTGTTTTCTACTTACGCAGCTGCTTTACGACTGCGTGAGAGAGTACAGTTTCTGGATGAAATTGCTCCACATTGCACCATACCAGATCCACTACCTCCCGCCATTGGAGATCGCATTTGTTCTCTTGTAGAAGCACGTGAAGTAGCTACTACTCCACAAACAAGCTTAGCGGATATTCCAATCGACAAAGTTACTGTAATAAGTCAACAAGATGATGCTACTTTAAAAGACATCTTTGAACTTGACTTATCTAAGCTAGAATAGGATATTGTAGAAATTAGCGCGCAGCTATCTCTGCGCCGTTATCAATGAAACTTCACTTTTTCATATTTATTCACGAGTactctttatttatatagcgctttttcGTAAACagtattcataacacaaacttgccctttgcaatttccaacttctattattgtgcacataacaaatgcgtacttttgcgaaacaatctgtatgcgtatatatttatacgttatgaatcttccaaGTCCgacgaaacgatccttaggcaattaattagcattgcgaagcatctaagtattggcaaaatcaaatacttaggatataaaattcctttcgcaataatttaTATGCGAAAGtgagcaatttcatcactttgctatcaAAACACTTGTGAAATACTACAACTTTATGAAACAAACTATAAAACATTTCATAATCATTCGCATTTCACAGATAATCTTttcgcatacttttacaagtgtttatttttaaaattcctacaagcgtgattaagacttgcaaaaaattaaaaacagaaacacCTAATAAGTATATCATCAGCCATATGCCTTGAATCCAATTTCGCACTTTGAACATATATCCTCTATAGTTTTCGCTAAGCTATGCGTAATATCACTTTAATAAaacagcatgccacgcattaggtaaagttctcccttccatatccgcgagcttatatgatcctgccgcattaattgccacaattttataaggtccttcccaattaggacccaattttccaagcttttctgctctgcttgcttcattattccgcagcacccattcgcctatagcgaaagacaaagcacgcactcttttgttataatacttagcaatttgctgcttattattcgcttctctgatagcagcCATTAACCTCCGCGCTTCAATGAAATTCAGGTTTTCGCTCAACGCAGCATCATTCGCTTCTTCCTCAAAATTAACTATTCTATGCGTTGGTACCAAAATTTCTGCGGGAattactgcctcagaaccatataccaaactaaaaggtgtttcccctGTGCTCTTTTTAAAAGTTGTGCGATGTGCCCacaacacattgggtaattcatctacccaaccagttcgcttttcgcataacctctttttaataTCGCTTACTATATCACGGTTGGTTACTTCACATAAGCCGTTAGCTTGTGGGTATGCAACTGACGTAAACTTTTGTATGATATTTAAATCGGTGCACCATGTCTTGAAAGGATCTTTTGCTATTTGTGCACCATTATCGCTAACCAGTTCTAGCGGAATGCCAAATCTacaaacaatgtattcccatacaaaattttgcACTTGTACACCAGTGATAGTGCAGatcgccttagcttcaacccatttaaTAAAATAATCGATTGCCACAATCGGGAATTTAACATTGCCAGGTCGTGCAGGAAATGGGCctacaatatcaatagcccatttgTGAAATGGCCATGGCGAATTGACAGGAATCATATCATGTCTTGGCATTCGGTTCAGCGgggcatgcctttggcaacttttgcatcttttaacaatttttgccacatcgcggtatatggatggccaaaagtaacccatccgcataatttttGCTGCAATTATTTtgtagcctgaatgcagtgcacaagtaccattatgcacttcttctaCAATCATTTTTGCCTCAATTGGACCAACACATCGCATCATTGGTCCGCAGTACGATTTACGATATAGGATATCATTTTGGATGATATACATTGGTGCCCGCTCTCTTACTAAACGAGCTTCGCGGCTGTCGCTTGGCAAAGCATCATTGCGAATATATTGTATAATTGGCTCCATCCAATTTGGCTGTTCTTCTTCAATGGATGCGACCATTAACtcactatctattgatttacttggtaattcctcaacccatacttgtttttgaaaatgcgaaAACGTTAAAGCGGCCAATTTTCTCAAAGCATCCTCCTTCTTGTTTTGACTTCTTGGCACTTGTGCAAGTTCAAAATGCTCAAACCGCGCTGCTAGTTCCTTTAATAGCTGCAAGTATTTCTGCATAGAAGGATCATGTGCTTCGAAAGAGCaattaaactgattcgctactaactGCGAATCTGTAAATGCTCGCAACTTAGCAATAttcatttttcgcgcaatatttaGACCAGCAAGTAATGCTTCATACTCCGCTTCATTATTTGACACATCAAAATTAAAACGCAGTGCATACGTATGCTCCTCACCACTTGGGTTTGCCAAAACaaaacccgcacctgcaccttctgcgCACGAAGCACCATCAGTAAACAAATCCCAAGTTTCATCAAGTACCGATTTCAACGCGGTTCGCTCATTGATCACCTCCAATTTTATAGACATTTCAACGAGGTAATCCGCCATAACCTGTCCTTTTACAGCACTACGCGGAgggtaagatatttgataagctCCTAATTCGACTACCCACAATGcaagtctaccagatatctctggtttTGTTAAAACTTACTTTATTGGCATATTAGTTAATACATGCATTGGATGCTCTTGAAAATATCTTCTTAACCTTCGCGATGTTAAAATAagcgcatacacaaacttttcGATCGGCGCACAGTTTACTTCACTTCCTGTAAGGGCTTTACTAACGAAATACACCAGattttgtattttgttcctttccgcGATCTAAACGGAACCGAAAGCTTCGTTTGCCACTGATATATAAAGGTAAAGAATTTCATCATCAAttggcgctgttagtgtaggcaaagttttcaacaactttttcatcTCTTGGAACGCGATTTCTGCTTCACTGGACCAAACAAAACTTTTTTGTTTCAAACatccttttaaagttttgaaaaatggcaactgcctttcaGCAGCTTTAGACAAAAAGCGCGTTAACGCGGCCAgttttcccgtcaaactttgcacttctttaatcgtttttggcgcggtcatattttctatagccgcgatcttttttggattagcttgaataccttgttctgtagCAAGATATCCCAAAAACTTTCCTTCAGTTTCACCGAAACTGCATTTTAGTGGATTGAGtttcatgtttatttttcgcagtgtatcaaatgtttcgcgcatatcttcaataATTCGTTCTTGCATTGTGCTTTTGAtcactaaatcatctacataagcctcaagattacgccctatttgcttGTCAAATGCGGTATCAATCAAACgctgatatgtcgcacccgcattaattaaaccaaaaggcatcattatataacaatatatacctttgcccgtatgaaatgcggttttatctgTGTCTTCTTGAGCCATTGGAATCTAGTGATAACCTCTTGCCGCGTCcagtgttaacacctatttccttataaggtaaggcttagtatgtcaacacaatactagaagttatctagctttaggagggcagaATATtgtcgattgatgtttacccttgggaaataatccctgcagacccggttcacaagtgtagaaacttgtggggtggcttaatcaatctgtcgtccgtagagcgtaaaagtgctagccgaatgacttctagtgagagagagtatagagagaaagagaagtgaagtctcggcTCTCAAAGTtgccagaatgtctgaactgtgtaaaatgacgacccaaggggtctatttatagtgtcagatccaccagattgctcggggacatgtgtcagatgatgatacgttcggttacttgtgatccgaaatttacgctgaaggtggcgttctccggccagggcttacacgctaggcggccttcagcgcttacgcatgacggagcagcctgtacagcggagaacgctgaacggataactccacaaaactgttgtttccagtcttcctgatgctacttttatgcaaccattatgccttttatacgtgtatacgataggatacaccattaagtccccctagtttaatgacttaagcatttgaaaaatgtttaagttattaaacttttgataacgcatgccaaactagcCTGCTCATTGCCCATTTGTATCGGGGAAAATATTACAGGCATTAAAtgtagacgaattttactgacgctgttatgattaattttgcacggttgagatcctccatgcgcctccagctgtaaaaagtgttattttGTACCCCGCGTTTAAACTCACCCGTACACGTGTcttaatcgtggccataaaaattgcatcgatgaactcctaaataaaccgtcataacccttttaccctcacttttttacctttgccaagatctgaaaagcatatttctccccaaatcttcatcgcattcttcaattttcaactttttaaggtttagcatctttccaaggtcagttatacttcatccttctgctattttcttcttgttgatatctttttactgtattatcatggcttctactcgaagtactggccaagaacacacaaagccttcttcgtcaaataccgctgacattccagaagttagcacgatatcctcatcattgacaagtgaatacttagatggtttaaagattgccttccgccatcttaatcaatacaaccctgttcttcccaccaacaAACAAACTACTGACAACCCTCCTgatggaaaaattactttatacgccttacaaattacccacagcaacctccgtgttccccttactaactttcttcttcgccttcttagatattatgaggcctgtcttagtcagatgcatccccatggccttcaaaaaatcatcctttttgaaatgtactgcaatgctactaatataaagcctcgcattaaagtttttatctctttgtttagaattcgcacaattagtgactgc
The window above is part of the Rutidosis leptorrhynchoides isolate AG116_Rl617_1_P2 chromosome 1, CSIRO_AGI_Rlap_v1, whole genome shotgun sequence genome. Proteins encoded here:
- the LOC139898986 gene encoding uncharacterized protein, translated to MKLNPLKCSFGETEGKFLGYLATEQEISGRLALWVVELGAYQISYPPRSAVKGQVMADYLVEMSIKLEVINERTALKSVLDETWDLFTDGASCAEGAGAGFVLANPSGEEHTYALRFNFDVSNNEAEYEALLAGLNIARKMNIAKLRAFTDSQLVANQFNCSFEAHDPSMQKYLQLLKELAARFEHFELAQVPRSQNKKEDALRKLAALTFSHFQKQATK